GCGTATTCTTTGACCACGACAAGGGTAAAACCCATTCTTCTGGTAAGCTGTTGTTCGCATGCCGGATCATTCCTTACCGTGGTTCATGGCTCGACTTTGAATTCGACGCGAAGGACCTCGTGTTCTGCCGTATCGACCGTCGTCGTAAATTGCCTGTCACAACGCTGCTCTATGCGCTTGGTTACGACCAAGAAGGCATCATGGACGCGTACTATAACACCGTCGATTACAATCTCGACAAAAAGGGCCAGGCTTGGTCCACGAAGTTCTTCCCAGAGCGCGTGCGCGGCACCCGTCCTGCAGAAGATCTGGTCGATGCTGCAACTGGCGAAGTCATCGCAAAAGCGGGCGAAAAGGTTACGCCTCGTTCCGTGAAAAAGCTGATCGACGAAGGCAAAGTCACCGATCTGTTGGTCCCATTCAACAGCATCGTCGGCAAATTTGTAGCCCGCGACATCATCAACGAAGAAACTGGTGCGATCTACGTTGAAGCAGGTGACGAACTGACAGTTGAAGTCGACAAAGACGGCGACGTCATCGGCGGTACATTGAAAGACCTCGTCGATGCAGGGATCACATCCTTGCCGATCCTCGACATCGATAACGTCAACGTGGGCGCGTACATGCGCAACACAATGGCTGGCGATAAGAACATGAACCGCGAAACCGCGCTCATGGATATCTACCGCGTCATGCGTCCGGGTGAACCACCGACCGTTGATGCAGCATCCGCGCTGTTCGACACGTTGTTCTTCGATTCCGAACGCTATGACCTGTCAGCTGTTGGTCGTGTGAAAATGAACATGCGTCTTGATCTCGACGCAGAAGACACAATGCGCACGCTGCGCAAGGACGACATTGTTGCTTGTATCAAAGCGCTTGTTGAACTGCGTGACGGCAAAGGCGACGTGGACGACATCGACCACCTCGGCAACCGTCGTGTCCGTTCTGTTGGCGAATTGATGGAAAACCAGTACCGTGTTGGCCTGCTTCGTATGGAGCGCGCGATCAAGGAACGTATGTCTTCCGTCGAAATCGACACAGTCATGCCGCAAGATCTGATCAACGCAAAACCTGCTGCTGCAGCCGTGCGTGAATTCTTCGGCTCTTCCCAGCTGTCCCAGTTCATGGACCAAACAAACCCACTGTCGGAAGTCACGCACAAGCGTCGTCTGTCCGCGCTTGGGCCAGGTGGTTTGACACGTGAACGTGCCGGTTTTGAGGTACGTGACGTTCACGCCACGCACTACGGTCGTATGTGTCCGATTGAAACGCCGGAAGGGCCAAACATTGGTCTGATCAACTCACTCGCGACATTTGCGCGTGTGAACAAATACGGCTTCATCGAAACACCATACCGCAAGGTCATCGACGGCAAGGTCACAGACGATGTGTCCTACATGTCCGCGACTGAAGAAATGCGTCACACAGTGGCACAGGCCAACGCGGGTCTTTCCGAAGAAGGCGAGATCATCAATGAACTCGTGTCCACACGGAAAAACGGTGACTACACACTGTCCCCACGTGAAAACGTTGACCTGATCGACGTTTCGCCAAAGCAGTTGGTGTCCGTAGCGGCGTCCTTGATCCCATTCCTTGAAAACGACGATGCGAACCGGGCGCTGATGGGATCCAACATGCAACGTCAGGCGGTTCCACTGCTACAGGCAGAGGCACCACTTGTTGGTACGGGTATCGAAGAAGTTGTGGCACGGGATTCCGGCGCTGCGATCATGGCGAAACGTGCGGGTATCATCGACCAAGTTGATGCGCAGCGTATCGTTATCCGCGCGACTGAAGACCTCGGTCTGGGCGACGCGGGCGTAGACATCTACCGCATGCGTAAATTCCAACGCTCTAACCAAAACACCTGCATCAACCAGCGTCCGCTGGTGAAAGTGGGCGATAAGGTCACGAAGGGTCAGGTTGTTGCTGACGGTCCATCCACTGACATGGGTGAATTGGCTCTGGGTAAGAACGTGGTCGTCGCGTTTATGCCTTGGAACGGCTACAACTACGAAGACTCCATCCTGATTTCCGAGCGCGTGACACGCGACGACGTCTTCACTTCGATCCACATCGAAGAATTTGAAGTCGCCGCCCGTGATACAAAGCTTGGGCCTGAAGAAATCACCCGCGATATTCCAAACGTCGGTGAAGAAGCGCTGCGTAACCTCGATGAAGCCGGTATCGTTTATATCGGTGCGGAAGTTGGGCCTGCAGACATTCTGGTCGGTAAGATCACACCAAAAGGCGAAAGCCCGATGACACCGGAAGAAAAGCTTCTGCGCGCCATCTTTGGTGAAAAAGCATCCGATGTGCGTGACACGTCCTTGCGTCTGCCACCGGGTGACTTCGGGACAATCGTTGAGGTCCGTGTGTTTAACCGCCACGGTATCGAAAAAGACGAACGTGCCCTGCAGATCGAGCGTGAAGAAGTTGAACGTCTTGCACGTGACCGTGACGATGAATTGGTCATCCTTGACCGGAACATCTACGCGCGTCTGCACGACATGATCCTCGGCAAGAAAGCTGTCAAAGGTCCAAAAGGGTTCAAAGCGAATTCCGAAGTGACTGAAGAAGCAATGGCTGAATTCGGTCGTGGTGCATGGTGGCAGTTCGCTCTCGAAGACGAAGGTGACGCACAGATCGTTGAAGCGCTGAACGAGCAATACGAAGCGCAAAAGCGCATGATGGATGCCCGTTTTGAAGACAAGGTCGAAAAAGTCCGTCGTGGGGATGACCTGCCGCCGGGCGTAATGAAGATGGTTAAGGTCTTCGTTGCGGTGAAGCGTAAGCTGCAGCCGGGCGATAAGATGGCCGGTCGTCACGGGAACAAAGGTGTTATTTCCAAGGTCGTACCTATGGAAGACATGCCGTTCCTCGCAGATGGTACACCAGTCGATTTCTGTCTGAACCCGCTTGGCGTTCCTTCACGTATGAACGTTGGTCAGATCCTTGAAACACACATGGGTTGGGCCGCGCGCGGCCTGGGTATCCAAGTGGACGAAGCATTGGACGAATACCGCCGCTCTGGCGATATGACGCCTGTGCGCGACGCGATGAAGATCGTTTACGGTGACAACGTCTATGACGAAGGCATCGCTGATCTCGATCAGGACGATCTGCTCGAAATCGCCGGCAACGTCAAAAAGGGTGTGCCAATTGCGACGCCAGTCTTCGACGGTGCCAAAGAAGCAGACGTCAACGACGCCCTGACACGCGCTGGTTTCAGCACATCAGGTCAGTCGGTTCTGTTTGATGGCCGCACAGGTGAACAGTTTAGCCGTAAGGTCACAGTAGGCGTGAAATACCTGCTGAAACTGCACCACTTGGTCGACGACAAGATCCACGCACGGTCCACAGGGCCATACTCCTTGGTCACGCAACAGCCGCTGGGTGGTAAAGCCCAGTTCGGTGGTCAGCGTTTCGGGGAAATGGAAGTCTGGGCACTGGAAGCATACGGCGCGGCATACACGCTGCAGGAGATGCTCACAGTCAAGTCGGATGACGTTGCAGGCCGTACGAAGGTCTACGAAAGCATCGTCAAAGGCGAAGATAACTTCGAAGCCGGCGTGCCAGAGTCGTTCAACGTGCTCGTGAAAGAAGTCCGGGGCCTCGGCCTCAACATGGAACTCCTGGATGCGGAGGATGAGGAGTAAGGCCCCGGCCTTACTTCCCCTCACCCTAACGCGCCCTATTCAAGGAATTGAAAATGAACCAGGAACTGACAAATAACCCGTTTAACCCGCTCACACCGGCGAAAACGTTTGACGAAATCAAGGTCTCTTTGGCCTCACCAGAACGGATTCTGTCGTGGTCCTTTGGTGAGATCAAAAAGCCGGAAACCATCAACTACCGGACGTTCAAGCCCGAGCGTGACGGTCTGTTCTGTGCGCGTATCTTTGGCCCGATCAAGGATTACGAATGCCTGTGCGGTAAATATAAGCGCATGAAATATCGCGGCGTTGTCTGCGAGAAATGTGGTGTTGAAGTAACGCTTCAAAAAGTACGTCGCGAACGGATGGGCCACATCGAATTGGCAGCACCTGTTGCACACATCTGGTTCCTCAAGTCGCTTCCATCCCGGATCGGCCTGATGCTGGACATGACCCTGCGCGATCTGGAACGTATCCTGTACTTCGAAAACTACGTTGTGATCGAACCGGGCCTGACCGACCTCACTTACGGTCAGCTGATGACCGAAGAAGAGTTCAACGACGCGCAAGACGTCTACGGCATGGACGCGTTCCAAGCTAACATCGGCGCCGAAGCGATCCGCGAAATGCTGTCTCAGATCGACCTCGAAGGCGAAGCTGAACAGCTGCGTGCTGACCTGAAAGAAGCCACAGGCGAATTGAAGCCGAAGAAGATCATCAAGCGTTTGAAGATCGTCGAAAGCTTCATCGAATCCGGCAACCGCCCGGAATGGATGGTTCTGACCGTGATCCCTGTGATCCCGCCAGAATTGCGCCCACTGGTGCCACTGGATGGCGGCCGTTTCGCGACGTCCGACCTCAACGACCTGTACCGCCGTGTGATCAACCGGAACAACCGTTTGAAGCGTCTGATCGAACTGCGCGCGCCTGACATCATCGTCCGTAACGAAAAGCGGATGTTGCAGGAATCTGTTGATGCGTTGTTCGACAACGGTCGTCGCGGTCGTGTCATCACTGGTGCGAACAAGCGTCCATTGAAATCCCTCAGCGACATGCTGAAGGGGAAACAAGGTCGTTTCCGTCAAAACCTTTTGGGTAAGCGCGTCGACTTCTCTGGCCGTTCGGTCATTGTGACGGGTCCGGAACTGAAACTGCACCAGTGTGGTCTTCCTAAGAAGATGGCGCTCGAGCTGTTCAAACCGTTCATCTACTCGCGTCTTGAAGCCAAAGGCCTGTCTTCCACAGTGAAGCAAGCCAAGAAATTGGTCGAAAAAGAACGCCCAGAAGTGTGGGATATCCTCGACGAGGTCATCCGCGAACACCCTGTCATGCTGAACCGTGCGCCTACATTGCACCGTCTTGGTATTCAGGCGTTCGAACCGGTTCTGATCGAAGGTAAAGCGATCCAGCTGCACCCGCTCGTTTGTTCTGCGTTCAACGCTGACTTCGACGGCGACCAAATGGCGGTTCACGTTCCATTGTCATTGGAAGCACAGCTTGAAGCACGTGTTCTGATGATGTCCACGAACAACGTTCTGTCACCGTCCAACGGTGCACCGATCATCGTGCCATCACAGGATATGATCTTGGGCCTGTACTACACCACAATCATGCGTGAAGGCATGGTCGGTGAAGGCATGATCTTCTCGGACATCGAAGAAGTAGAGCACGCGTTGACGGCTGGTGAAGTTCACCTGCACGCCAAAATCCACGCACGTATGCCGCAGATCGACAACGAAGGTAACGAAGTCATGGAGCGGTTCGAAACCACTCCGGGTCGTCTGCGCCTTGGTGCCTTGCTGCCACTGAACGCGAAAGCACCTTTTGCTCTCGTGAACCGTCTTCTGCGGAAGAAAGAAGTGCAGCAGATCATTGATACGGTCTACCGCTACTGTGGTCAGAAAGAATCCGTGATCTTCTGTGACCACATCATGACGATGGGTTTCCGCGAAGCGTTTAAGGCTGGTATTTCGTTCGGTAAGGACGACATGGTTGTGCCTGACACGAAATGGGAACTGGTTGGCGAAACACGTGACCTCGTAAAAGACTTCGAACAGCAGTACATGGACGGCCTGATCACTCAGGGTGAAAAGTACAACAAAGTTGTCGATGCTTGGTCAAAAGCCAACGACAAAGTCACTGACGCGATGATGGACACGATTGGTACAACACCAATCATGGAAAATGGATCTGAAGGTGAACCAAACTCGGTTTACATGATGGCCCACTCCGGTGCCCGTGGTTCGGTTACACAGATGAAACAGCTGGGCGGGATGCGCGGCTTGATGGCTAAGCCAAATGGCGAAATCATCGAGACACCAATCATCTCGAACTTTAAAGAAGGTCTGACCGTTCTCGAGTACTTTAACTCGACACACGGTGCTCGTAAGGGTCTGTCAGATACGGCTTTGAAAACAGCGAACTCTGGTTACCTGACACGTCGTTTGGTCGACGTGGCGCAAGACTGTATCGTCCGTGAAATCGACTGTGGCACCGAAATGGCCATCACAGCCGAACCAGCGGTTAACGACGGTGAAGTGATTGCATCGCTTGCAGAAC
The Rhodobacteraceae bacterium S2214 genome window above contains:
- the rpoB gene encoding DNA-directed RNA polymerase subunit beta yields the protein MAQSFLGQKRLRKYYGKIREVLEMPNLIEVQKSSYDLFLRSGDSDTPLDGEGIKGVFQSVFPIKDFNETAVLEFVKYELEKPKYDVEECQQRDMTYSAPLKVTLRLIVFDVDEDTGAKSVKDIKEQDVFMGDMPLMTPNGTFVVNGTERVIVSQMHRSPGVFFDHDKGKTHSSGKLLFACRIIPYRGSWLDFEFDAKDLVFCRIDRRRKLPVTTLLYALGYDQEGIMDAYYNTVDYNLDKKGQAWSTKFFPERVRGTRPAEDLVDAATGEVIAKAGEKVTPRSVKKLIDEGKVTDLLVPFNSIVGKFVARDIINEETGAIYVEAGDELTVEVDKDGDVIGGTLKDLVDAGITSLPILDIDNVNVGAYMRNTMAGDKNMNRETALMDIYRVMRPGEPPTVDAASALFDTLFFDSERYDLSAVGRVKMNMRLDLDAEDTMRTLRKDDIVACIKALVELRDGKGDVDDIDHLGNRRVRSVGELMENQYRVGLLRMERAIKERMSSVEIDTVMPQDLINAKPAAAAVREFFGSSQLSQFMDQTNPLSEVTHKRRLSALGPGGLTRERAGFEVRDVHATHYGRMCPIETPEGPNIGLINSLATFARVNKYGFIETPYRKVIDGKVTDDVSYMSATEEMRHTVAQANAGLSEEGEIINELVSTRKNGDYTLSPRENVDLIDVSPKQLVSVAASLIPFLENDDANRALMGSNMQRQAVPLLQAEAPLVGTGIEEVVARDSGAAIMAKRAGIIDQVDAQRIVIRATEDLGLGDAGVDIYRMRKFQRSNQNTCINQRPLVKVGDKVTKGQVVADGPSTDMGELALGKNVVVAFMPWNGYNYEDSILISERVTRDDVFTSIHIEEFEVAARDTKLGPEEITRDIPNVGEEALRNLDEAGIVYIGAEVGPADILVGKITPKGESPMTPEEKLLRAIFGEKASDVRDTSLRLPPGDFGTIVEVRVFNRHGIEKDERALQIEREEVERLARDRDDELVILDRNIYARLHDMILGKKAVKGPKGFKANSEVTEEAMAEFGRGAWWQFALEDEGDAQIVEALNEQYEAQKRMMDARFEDKVEKVRRGDDLPPGVMKMVKVFVAVKRKLQPGDKMAGRHGNKGVISKVVPMEDMPFLADGTPVDFCLNPLGVPSRMNVGQILETHMGWAARGLGIQVDEALDEYRRSGDMTPVRDAMKIVYGDNVYDEGIADLDQDDLLEIAGNVKKGVPIATPVFDGAKEADVNDALTRAGFSTSGQSVLFDGRTGEQFSRKVTVGVKYLLKLHHLVDDKIHARSTGPYSLVTQQPLGGKAQFGGQRFGEMEVWALEAYGAAYTLQEMLTVKSDDVAGRTKVYESIVKGEDNFEAGVPESFNVLVKEVRGLGLNMELLDAEDEE
- the rpoC gene encoding DNA-directed RNA polymerase subunit beta'; the encoded protein is MNQELTNNPFNPLTPAKTFDEIKVSLASPERILSWSFGEIKKPETINYRTFKPERDGLFCARIFGPIKDYECLCGKYKRMKYRGVVCEKCGVEVTLQKVRRERMGHIELAAPVAHIWFLKSLPSRIGLMLDMTLRDLERILYFENYVVIEPGLTDLTYGQLMTEEEFNDAQDVYGMDAFQANIGAEAIREMLSQIDLEGEAEQLRADLKEATGELKPKKIIKRLKIVESFIESGNRPEWMVLTVIPVIPPELRPLVPLDGGRFATSDLNDLYRRVINRNNRLKRLIELRAPDIIVRNEKRMLQESVDALFDNGRRGRVITGANKRPLKSLSDMLKGKQGRFRQNLLGKRVDFSGRSVIVTGPELKLHQCGLPKKMALELFKPFIYSRLEAKGLSSTVKQAKKLVEKERPEVWDILDEVIREHPVMLNRAPTLHRLGIQAFEPVLIEGKAIQLHPLVCSAFNADFDGDQMAVHVPLSLEAQLEARVLMMSTNNVLSPSNGAPIIVPSQDMILGLYYTTIMREGMVGEGMIFSDIEEVEHALTAGEVHLHAKIHARMPQIDNEGNEVMERFETTPGRLRLGALLPLNAKAPFALVNRLLRKKEVQQIIDTVYRYCGQKESVIFCDHIMTMGFREAFKAGISFGKDDMVVPDTKWELVGETRDLVKDFEQQYMDGLITQGEKYNKVVDAWSKANDKVTDAMMDTIGTTPIMENGSEGEPNSVYMMAHSGARGSVTQMKQLGGMRGLMAKPNGEIIETPIISNFKEGLTVLEYFNSTHGARKGLSDTALKTANSGYLTRRLVDVAQDCIVREIDCGTEMAITAEPAVNDGEVIASLAERVLGRVSADDVIKPGTDEVIVAAGELIDERTSDLIDVAGISKMRIRSPLTCEAEDGVCAMCYGRDLARGTRVNIGEAVGIIAAQSIGEPGTQLTMRTFHIGGVAQGGQQSFQEASQPGKIRFDNASLLENTAGEMVVMGRNMVLSIEDSEGTELSKHKVGYGSKVFVKEGQDILRGDKLFEWDPFTLPIIAEKSGTARHVDLVNGIAVREETDDATGMTQKIVTDWRAAPKGNELAPKIIVVGADGEPALKDDGNPVSYGMSVDAVLSVEDGQEISAGDVLARIPREGAKTKDITGGLPRVAELFEARRPKDHAIIAEIDGYVRFGKDYKNKRRIAIESADDADVKVEYMVPKGKHIPVVEGDFVQKGDYIMDGNPAPHDILAVMGVEALADYMIDEVQDVYRLQGVKINDKHIEVIVRQMLQKWEIQDSGDTVLLKGETVDKAEFDEANAKALKRGDRVATGEPILLGITKASLQTRSFISAASFQETTRVLTESSVQGKRDKLVGLKENVIVGRLIPAGTGGATQRVRKIATDRDNVVIEARRDEAEQAAALAAPSAMDVADDVVGGDVFDTIIEETPDSRD